A single window of Excalfactoria chinensis isolate bCotChi1 chromosome 13, bCotChi1.hap2, whole genome shotgun sequence DNA harbors:
- the PFDN1 gene encoding prefoldin subunit 1 isoform X2, with product MAAPVDLELKKAFTELQAKVIDTQQKVKLADIQIEQLSKTKKHAHLTDTEIMTLVDETRMYEGVGRMFILQSKGVIHNQLLEKQRIAEEKIKELEVTGGEREGCRK from the exons ATGGCGGCGCCCGTGGACTTGGAGCTGAAGAAG GCCTTCACGGAGCTGCAGGCCAAGGTGATCGACACGCAGCAGAAAGTGAAGCTCGCCGACATCCAGATCGAGCAGCTGAGCAAGACCAAGAAGCACGCGCACCTCACCGACACCGAGATCATGACGCTAGTGGACGAGACTCGCATGTACGAGGGCGTGGGCAGGAT GTTTATTCTTCAGTCTAAAGGAGTCATTCATAATCAGCTTTTAGAGAAGCAGAGAatagcagaagagaaaattaagGAGTTAGAG GTAACTGGTGGGGAACGTGAGGGCTGTCGCAAGTAA